Proteins found in one Plasmodium relictum strain SGS1 genome assembly, chromosome: 13 genomic segment:
- the MCM2 gene encoding DNA replication licensing factor MCM2, putative: MEDKKKVEDLESNKYDIDEEDLLDDEGRLNEEERQAELEGESLFEEDEGFIFGAEDEKKEMQKLRNLGLDNDEYDDDFIDDEIDYEDNMKARRAAERHIQIQRKQEGKYEKNKFWKTLEDQLEGDDQEEDIFDKVAEKVAKRRENIHLSAEETDIPDLSNLESAKICLSVNPKDVIFDERYQQAADTCFRYFLHKFSLKDSMGLNIDHSDMDDNEDENMSSSHQYYIDKIEKMILNDKHTLIVSAKHLIQFHCENLVQWIEFKPEQILEVLHECLMVEAYRISPKLYKGRICKVVLRDWPYSTQLRNLRCTELNTLIKVTGVCIKRGYVLPKLRVMYLKCNSCETTLSEVPIYFADGKKPILPRRCPHCQSATFSVDRVKTAYTDFQKITLQESPSSVPAGRAPRQREVIVTGDLVDKVKPGEEVEVLGIYKTKYDIGLNIKYGFPILQTEIEANNIERKEDIQLSELTEDDIKDIIKLSKDPNIRERIITSIAPAIWGHKDIKTSIAYALFGGVQKGGDKSHAKNESNNFGLQNRDILNNFKGGHTIRGDINVLLLGDPGLGKSQVLQYVHKTNLRTVYTTGKGASAVGLTAGVRKDHTTNEWTLEGGALVLADEGICIIDEFDKMTDKDRVSIHEAMEQQSISISKAGIVTTLRARCAVIAAANPIYGRYDPTLTFKENVDLSDPILSRFDLITVLRDIPNVDEDFYLAEYVVTNHQLSHPKLENTQNYQKRIENLKNVIVSSSAYEPIPQDLLQKYIIYARTNCKPSLSDVPYAEISAKLSNFYSRVRQKASASGGYPLTLRHIESIIRIAEANAKMRLSQQIVSKDVDYAIATLLESYVSCQRFAVAKQLSKEFARYRALFRGGHEVLCELVRRTVQQIIQRENLKNASAKDFQNDIESGTENETDFLNPNNVFLPLNIFMKTAMQNKFSEYQIVNWMKSKVFNEHYAVIKRDGVEGIISKKFKI, translated from the exons ATGGAG gacaaaaaaaaagttgaagATTTGGAATCtaataaatatgatattGATGAAGAAGATTTGCTAGATGATGAAGGAAGattaaatgaagaagaaaggCAAGCGGAACTAGAAGGAGAAAGTTTATTCGAAGAAGATGAAGGTTTTATTTTTGGTGCAGAGGatgagaaaaaagaaatgcaaaaattaagaaatttgGGTTTAGACAATGATGAGTATGATGACGATTTTATTGATGACGAAATAGATTATGAAGATAACATGAAAGCAAGAAGAGCAGCAGAAAGACATATACAGATACAAAGAAAACAGGAGGGGaagtatgaaaaaaataaattttggAAGACTTTAGAAGATCAATTAGAAGGGGATGATCAAGAAGAAGATATTTTTGATAAAGTAGCAGAAAAAGTTGCAAAGAGAAGAGAAAATATACACTTGTCTGCAGAAGAGACAGATATTCCTGATTTATCCAATTTAGAAAGTGCAAAAATATGTTTATCAGTTAACCCTAAAGATGTAATATTTGATGAAAGATACCAACAGGCAGCGGATACATGTTTTCGCTATTTTTTACATAAGTTCTCTTTAAAAGATTCGATGGGTCTTAATATTGATCATTCAGATATGGATGACaatgaagatgaaaatatGAGTAGCTCTCATCAATATTATAtagataaaatagaaaaaatgatattaaatGACAAACACACTTTAATAGTTTCAGCAAAACATTTAATTCAATTTCATTGTGAAAATCTAGTTCAGTGGATAGAATTTAAACCGGAACAAATATTGGAAGTATTACATGAATGTTTAATGGTAGAAGCATATAGAATATCTcctaaattatataaaggaAGAATATGTAAAGTCGTTTTAAGAGATTGGCCTTATTCAACTCAATTGAGAAATTTAAGATGCACTGAGCTAAATACCTTAATTAAAGTAACAGGAGTATGTATAAAGAGGGGTTATGTGTTACCGAAATTGAGAGTTATGTATTTAAAATGTAATTCATGTGAGACTACATTATCAGAAGTGCCTATTTACTTTGCTGATGGAAAGAAGCCAATACTACCAAGAAGATGCCCCCATTGTCAATCAGCCACTTTTTCAGTTGATAGAGTAAAAACAGCTTATACtgattttcaaaaaattacttTACAAGAATCTCCATCTTCTGTTCCAGCGGGAAGAGCTCCTAGACAAAGAGAAGTTATTGTTACAGGAGATTTAGTAGATAAGGTAAAACCAGGAGAAGAAGTAGAAGTATTaggaatatataaaacaaaatatgaTATTggattaaatataaaatatggaTTCCCTATTTTACAAACAGAAATTGAAGCTAATAATATAGAAAGAAAAGAAGATATTCAATTAAGTGAATTAACGGAAGATGATATTaaagatattataaaattatcaaaGGATCCAAATATAAGAGAAAGAATTATTACATCTATTGCACCAGCTATTTGGGGGCATAAAGATATTAAAACATCTATTGCTTATGCACTATTTGGTGGAGTACAAAAAGGAGGAGATAAAAGCCATGCGAAAAATGAATCTAATAACTTCGGTTTACAAAATAgagatattttaaataactttAAAGGAGGACATACTATTAGAGGAgatataaatgtattattattaggGGATCCAGGATTAGGAAAGTCTCAAGTATTGCAGTACGTTCATAAAACTAATTTGAGAACTGTTTATACTACTGGTAAAGGTGCTTCAGCTGTTGGTTTAACTGCAGGTGTAAGAAAAGATCATACAACAAATGAATGGACACTAGAGGGAGGCGCTTTAGTTTTAGCGGATGAGGGAATTTGCATTATTGACGAATTTGATAAAATGACAGACAAAGATAGAGTTAGTATACACGAAGCAATGGAACAGCAATCCATTTCAATTTCTAAAGCAGGTATTGTTACAACTTTAAGAGCTAGATGCGCTGTTATTGCAGCTGCAAATCCTATTTATGGACGTTATGATCCTACTTTAActtttaaagaaaatgtaGATTTATCAGATCCTATTTTAAGTAGATTTGATTTAATCACTGTTTTAAGGGACATACCTAATGTAGATGAGGATTTTTATTTAGCTGAATATGTTGTCACAAATCATCAATTGAGTCATCCTAAACTAGAGAATACCcaaaattatcaaaaaagaattgagaatttaaaaaacgTAATTGTTTCTTCTTCTGCTTATGAACCTATTCCTCAAGATTTATTGCAAAAGTATATTATTTACGCAAGAACAAACTGTAAACCTAGTTTGTCAGATGTTCCATATGCAGAAATTAGTGCAAAGTTATCTAATTTTTATAGTAGAGTGAGACAAAAAGCTAGCGCATCAGGTGGTTATCCATTAACTTTAAGGCACATTGAAAGTATTATAAGAATTGCTGAAGCTAATGCTAAAATGAGATTATCTCAACAAATTGTTTCTAAAGATGTAGATTATGCTATAGCAACTTTATTAGAATCATATGTTTCTTGTCAAAGATTTGCTGTTGCTAAACAGTTAAGTAAAGAGTTTGCAAGATATAGAGCTTTGTTTAGAGGAGGGCACGAGGTTTTATGTGAATTAGTTAGAAGGACTGTACAACAAATCATTCAAagagaaaatttaaaaaatgctTCTGCTAAGGATTTTCAAAATGATATAGAATCGGGTACTGAAAATGAAACTGACTTTTTAAACCCAAATAATGTTTTTCTTCctcttaatatttttatgaagaCAGCTATgcaaaataaattttctgaATATCAAATTGTTAATTGGATGAAATCCAAAGTGTTTAATGAACATTATGCAGTGATAAAAAGAGATGGTGTCGAAGGAATAATAAGTAAGaagtttaaaatttaa
- the UFD1 gene encoding ubiquitin fusion degradation protein UFD1, putative, which yields MWSFTNFNNIWGRDFLNISEPFTEEYTCYPVSFIGKDDMENGNKIILPQTALNALARRHISWPMLFEVSNPITEKRTHSGVLEFISDEGTCHMPYWMMQQLQLKEGDIVRVKSVSLPKGTFVKLEPCSKDFMELSNHRAVLETALRNYATLTVDDHIVIHYLGKTYEIKIVDLKPAFACTIIETDVEVEFQEPMDSNEKIQSIEETLPDEESKFKGKGQRIDGKVCKNIKKENSKPKVIENKEPWKDKLIGGVRTKCVEYDELLKKGRIPGIVGKFKERKN from the exons ATG tgGAGTTTtacaaattttaataatatatggGGAAgggattttttaaatatatctgAGCCATTCACTGAAGAATATACATGTTATCCAGTTTCTTTTATTGGGAAAGATGATATGGAGAATGGAAATAAAA tAATACTTCCACAAACAGCTTTAAATGCATTAGCTAGAAGACATATATCATGGCCAATGCTATTTGAAGTTTCTAATCCAATTACT gaAAAAAGAACTCATAGTGGAGTTCTTGAATTTATTTCTGATGAGGGAACCTGTCATATGCCATATTGG ATGATGCAACAGTTACAATTAAAAGAAGGAGATATTGTAAGAGTTAAGAGTGTTAGTTTGCCTAAAGGAACATTCGTTAAGCTAGAACCATGTTCTAAGGACTTTATGGAATTATCTAATCATAGAGCTGT tttagaAACAGCTTTAAGAAATTATGCTACACTAACTGTTGATGATCATATtgtaattcattatttaGGAAAAACTTacgaaataaaaattgtg gATTTAAAACCAGCATTCGCTTGTACTATCATTGAAACTGATGTAGAAGTAGAATTTCAAGAACCTATGGATTCTAATGAAA aaatacAATCAATAGAAGAAACTTTACCAGATGAAGAAAgc AAGTTTAAAGGAAAAGGGCAAAGAATAGATGGAAAAgtttgtaaaaatattaaaaaagaaaatagcaAACCTAAAGTTATTGAAAATAAGGAACCATGGAAAGATAAATTAATCGGAGGTGTCAGg ACTAAATGTGTTGAATATGATGAATTGCTAAAAAAGGGTCGCATTCCAGGAATAGTAGGAAAATTCAAAGAAcgcaaaaattaa